TTTGTCAACACAGACAGATTTTCTTCCCGAATAACGCGAGATGTATATACGGTCTATATACACGTGTCGAGTCTAACGAAAGCGCGGGCTATTTGAATTGGCCGCTCGTACCGGGACGTCGTTTCGCGACGATAAAAACGCCGCGTCGACCGCCCGTTACGAGCATGAAAGGATTTTGTCGCTACATGATTCTAGCACGACAGATTCTAGCCGCGAATGAACGGTGTCGGGATGATACTAAAAATCCTTTCATACTAATCTGCCAATGCAACGAACCGGCGCCTATTCTCTACTCTCTACGCGGACAAATTTAGAACTCTGCACAACGAACTAAATAATGAAGTTTCTATCATCCGCTCTCGTTCATgctctctctctccctttctCTCTCATTTTCTTTCGTCTCTTGTCTATtcacccagaaaacccccagccaATCGACccgcaaaaaataaaaaaaaaaaaaacaaaaataaaaggtaATGATAAACGCACACACGTTACTACTGTGTAGAACCAGTATACACGTATAAACTTAAATTCTACGTGCAGCCATGCATGCCACGAAAATGTTTCGAAGATTTATCCATCCGTAAACAGCTCTCCGATCTGCATAATTCTTTATGCGTCATGAATCTGTATTATGAACGTCTAGGTGTCAACGAGTGACTGTTCGTGTCCGTGTACGTGTGTGTATGCGTGTACGTACGAGCGATTATGTTGCAGTGTATTGCGAAACTATTTGTAAAAAGTACTCTAAGATTAAGTATCGAAAGCCATATGAGAGCGGCAAGAAACCGCATGGTGCGTTCTTCGAGGATGTATTTGCGTAGCACAGATAGCGTATAGATAGCCGTAACACGAACAGGGATAGTATGTCCGTCCGATTGCATATTATTATGTACAACAAAGAGATACGGGGTTCCCTATCCTTAAAATAATCGGATCTAACGGTGCCATCTCGTTCTTCTAAAACTCGCATCACAATGTTGCGTTACGATATGTTTCCAATGCGCTTCCTAGCGTTTCCAGGACTTCATAAGCTGCCTAAAACCCTTAAACACCGACTCGTTAACCCCTTCGCAATCATCGTTACCAGTCATACGATTACACtcttttaaatgaaataaaatccgACTCGTTACTTTATTTTGTGTTCTCTTTTTTTTGTTTCCCGTCAGTCTAGAACGCGATCGACCGTGTTCGTCGGGTTTAAAAAACTCGCTACCATCGACTCTAATTGTAATCTACCTACGGAACGAGCTATCTAACGTTTCTCTCGCCTAAGAAAGGCCCGTTAAAGAAAATCTTATTGCACTCTCGGCGAGATCCAAGTCCTAGGCGGCGTGCACGAAGACGAGAAACATCGTGTAAAATTCTCTAAAAGAAATCCGATCGCTTTGAACAAGTACTTTCGATAGGCGCGCGTGCGACGGTTCTCGGCTTCGGGCGCGACGTTCAAAAAACGACGCGTTACGTGAGAAAGGCTCGAAATCAATGTTCCAAGTGTAACGAAACGTGTACGATATTATCTCTATATTTGTGTCTGTGTATATATTGCACTATCGACGAGTCCGAATCTCGAAAACCGGCCGGTCCTCGTCGGGATTTCACGCGATCGACGAAGGGAACAGGGACCTGTGCTTGTTGCAACGTGAGAGGACAACGTTCTGACCGGCTCGTCGATTTCTAATCTCGAACGCTATCGTCCGCGACTCTATTCCTCAGACACACTTCCACGCATTCTCACGGAAAAGAATTCTAACGCGCGCACAAATCCTCGGTCACGTCGAACTCGGAGACGAGTCTATCATTGCGAGCATTGGTCGGCGTGGCGCGTCACTGCGAACACAAGAGAAAGCACTAAAAGGCCGAGAGATCAGTGTACGCGCACCAGCCGTGgcttttgtcttttttttttctttttttttctttttttttcattaatttatcCAGGTCTCGTGATTTCCATCCGACCGTCTTTCGTTCTCTCCTCGCTTCCCGTTCTCTGTTCACTTTGACATTCTTTAATTGCGTGTCTTTGCGTGGAGTCTGATTCGatgtctctctcactctctgtcGCCTTCTAAGAATTTCGTTTCATCTGCAccaaagagaaaagaaaaaaagctcAAGTGAATTGAAACGGGGCGACATGATTCAGCATCGACGTTCGAGAACAAAGAGCCGACCACCCGTCGAACCGTTCATCCCGCGAGACGCGTCTGGGCTGCTGCGAAGCTTGTTCGTTCCGTTGCCCGTTTCCAGCGAAATTAAGTCGCGATCGATGAGGCGGGAAGGGAACAAAACCACGAGACCGAGAGAAAACACGCCTCCGCGAACGAAACGGGTTCCCATTTAATTTCTTCTTTCGCGGTTCGCCGGAGCCTCGAACCGTTCTTTCGTCCAGTTCGAGACGAGTTCCGCGCGGGGATGGACGGTTCGTCGATTAAATCGTGTTCCAGTCGAATCGTTAGGTGATGGAGAGTAGAAGAGACCAAGGAACAGACGACCAATCAATCGTATGACGGTATCATACAGGTGCCATACCGTGCGAACTGTGCTTGTAACAATGCTCTCGGAAGAGCGCGACCGTCAGTGCTTTTTTTGCGAATCGATCCTCTTTTCCGGGTCGCTTCACCTTCTCTCGAGGCACGAACTTCGAGACTCGATCCCCCAAACTGCGAAACCGATCGAATATACGCCGGTGCACGGTTCAATTTCGAACCTGGCCCACCGGAGGAGCGAACGTTACGGAGACCAACGTTTCTTCTCGCGAGAAATTTAACCGTGCACCCGCGAAACCGTCCGAATCTCGAGAGAAGTGGAATGAACTCGACCGTCCGAAAACGTTTCGTACAGAAACGGAGAAGAGAAATTTAGTCGATCGACCGAACAGCAAAACTCTATTTCAAAACAAGTTAATCGGTAAATGTCCCGGCTAAGCGTACGAAAAGCAGGTGCGATTGTCCGACAGCCGATTGctcaaaataatcgaaaagaagAGCGAAACGAAAAGTAGGAACAAAGCTCGCGATGCAACGATTACTTTTCAAGTTTGATTCTTCCAACGTCGAAGGCCAAAAACAAAAGGTTGGAAATCGTGCGAGCGTTGGACACGCGCCCCAATTTCTGTTGCAACAAACACAGTTCTTTGCTTCTCGTTTTGTTAGACTCGGGGTAAATACCAACCATTAGCGATTagaacgaaataaaaaaaaaaaaaaaaaaaaaaaaaataaacaaaggAACAAACGAAACCAGAGACAAGAGAGTAGTAACGGGAAAACGGATTATGGTCGGTCGAACGGGCGCCATGTTAAGTCGACCGATGTGTAAGAAGGGTCTTGGTGCTCATATAATTGTGTGCAAGCAATTGCTTTCTTGTTATGTATGCGATTACGGAAACGTTAGTGCCAGCTGTAGCAGCAAGAGCGTTCGTCATTACCAGCAGACCAATTTTCGTCTTTTCGTCGATCACATTTACCCCCGGTGCCTTCGAAAATCTCGACGCAGAGGCGATATCGAACGGAAGAGAGCTCTCTGCTCGTTTCGGGGAGAGGTCGATCGTTGTTCGCGCGAATCGAGGAAATTCTCGGACGTTTTACGGGTAACGAGAAAGAAGTGAAGAATAGGCGAGTTTCGATGTAGCCGACCGAGGACGAAGGCAGAAAACGAAACGAGTCGGAGAGACGATTCGAAAACGCGCACGGCTAGGTGGGAGCATGCATTTTAGTCGCTTCATTTCGACCCGGGTTTTCTCACCCCCCTCTCCAGGGTCCGTGGAAAACCGTGGGCGAACCGGATGAACcgcgaaattaattttcttgcCAACTTCTCCCGCCTTTCCTCGCCGATTCGAATTTCAGGAAACGCAACGGTAACGAAGAAGATACGAACGCGGAGGAGCACAATAGGGGAAGATCGAGAAGAATGGCTCTGAATGCGGATTACCGGGAGACAATGCTTGTTAGAAGTCCTTTTCTTTCCCGGACAAAAGCGAAACTGCGAAGAATTGTTTAATTAAAACGCGAGGACTCCGACTCGATCGGACTGTGATTTTAATTCGATACGGCTGGTAGaggctcaaaaatattatttcgaagCCGGTCAACGTTTGTAACGAAGCGTATCGACAACCGTTCGGGCGTATCGACAAGAGGGACGGTTCGATCCGACGATCGGAAATATCTACAAATTTCCAAGCTACGCGAATAACCGACGCCGCGTGTTTGCGCGCGAATTTAATTCAACGTCACTCTTTATCGCGTGACATCGTCGAAATTGCATGTCAGAAAGATTTACTGGATTCGTGCTGCCGGACACCGTATTACATCGGGTTTGCCCCGCGCTTCCGCGGAAAACCTTTTCTCGAGAAATTTGGAACGATACCTTGTGTTTAATTCGGGCTGGATCGTGTTCGGAGGGGGATGTTCGAATTAAGAAAATCACGGTGTGCCTGGGGTCGTCGGTCGGACACCCGGAAATTAGATCTTCGAAGATGCAAGTTCCGTTGCGTTTCACCGGGCCGAATTGAGGTAGCTCGTTAGAAGCATGGCCGCGAACGCGCGCGCGCGAGCACCTATCCGAGTCCATTAATATGTGAGAGAGCAGCCCTACCTAAAAAGTGACTTAGCAACTCCAATGCATACTAAGCAACCCTTATGCTACTGGCTGCTGCTGGCTCTGTGTGCGCCAACTTGACGCTCCTCCTCTTCTAACCCACCGGGGCGCCTCCTACCACCACTATCGGCTCCCTCTAAGCCCATCTTTATGGGCCAGCAACAGCGTATCCAACCCAACCCTATATATTCCAACAACACGCATCTACTTGCACCCAGAGACGCCGCTCGCCTATCCTTCCAAAGCACACACAACATCCACTCCTCTCCTTTCCGCTCGGCTCTACACAGAGTGCTCCAACGCGGCATCGAAATCTTCGCCGGTCCAAAGTAGTTTACAGCAATTTCTAATTACGCCACCAAAGATTACACCGCGCGTAGGACTCGTGATCCCCAATGAGGGACTTTGAATATCCTTCCTTACGAGCGCGAACCAGGGGTATGCGAAGCAGACGCGTTCGAaaagttaaataaaattgtttttgtCTCTTGGATAGCTCGCGATAGGGTAGAAACGATCCGGATAAACGTCTGTGGACGTGTTGTTCGGAAACGCAAAGATTTATGTGCCCCTCCACTTGAAAAAATCGAGGGGTTGCACGCCCCTAGGTTGCAACAGTAAGTAATAGGCAAGGTTAACCCTAATAGTTCTTGAAAAACTAGCTTGTAATGCTTCGGAGTGGACCGAATCGTTATATCTTTTGTTTGTAAACAATTGGAGGCTCGATAGACTTCGAACACCCCTGTTGTAACTGATATTCTACGTTATTTACCCTGTATAGGAGCTCGAGCGTGCAAAGATCCAGCCATAGGCCTCCACCGCAACCCATTCGTTCGTTTCCTTCCGAACCTGTCTTTCTCACTCGCtctcctttctctctctctccctcacaAGCTTTCATTCTCGCAATATGTGTGAATTATGCGGTGAGATGCACATGCGTTTACGGAGACACAATGCCGTGGCTTGAAAATGGATGGAAATCGAGAGTTGCAGCAGAGTTCTGTTACCGGGTGCGTAAAAAGTTGAATCGCTACTGTAAAACCCCGGCGGAAAACATCTTTTTCCATTCATTCGAGCCAAAGAATGTCCCTCGAACTCGGAGGGTAAGGGTAGGGGTGGCGTGAAGCATTATCAGGGTAATCTAGCACATGCTCAGAGAATGCAAGTGGGGTGCCGGCATCGAAGAAAGCGAGGCGATGATCGCTGACTACAGGGATAATTATTTTTACGTGTTACGTGAAGGTTTGACAATTACCTGATGCATAGGATCGTAGCCCATGGAGCCGTCGTTGTACGGTTGCGAGCCATAATCGCTACCGTTTATGCCCATTCCGTATCCGGCCATGTCCTGGGGCCCACCGGGAGGCGCCGGCGACATCATCGGCGTCGGGGTGCCCTGGCTGGCACCACCCATACTGTACGGCGACGCTCCTGCAAAAGCTGCTGTAGAAACAATCGCGGTGCATACAAAATTCGAGGGTGCGTCTTTTAAGTTCATCCGCCTGAGCGATACATTTTGTCTACGTTAAAGCGCGAGCTCGTTTCTAATTCGTCTGTGTGTTTGTTCATTCGTTACGTAATCAGTGGCGCTGTTATACGGTGCGGTAAAGCTGTTTTTCCTTGGAACCTGATTGTCGCTGAACGCAGCGGATCAAATTCTAGAAAATTCCTCGCTGGATGTCGATGGACGAACGCCACTGATTAATTAGACAGGCAAATGTATCGTTATGTTTACGTTTGACAAGAGATCGTGGATCCATTTACGGGTGAAAGCGAAtggccgttttttttttttatatcgtgAAAACTCGCGGTACCGAATTCTGTCCAAGCAACCGAAGTAATTAGTTCTCCGACGGTATTAGTCGGGCAACGGTAATTAACTCTTGGACGACAGCGACGCGagcaatttttatttcgaaacgGAGAAAACGTACGCGTTGGCTTCCTGGCGCCCACCATCGCTGGAATTCCGTTTCTTTAATTACGGGCGAGGACTACGGGGGCCCGTTTACCGGAAGCGTGGCTGAGGAAAGACAAACACACGGAGGGCGTCGAAAGAAACGCGAGAACGCCGGCATCTCATCACACCCTCCCCCGACTTCCTCCCACTCATCTTTTTCTTCCCTCTTTCTCAGTCTAATTGGTAAGTTAAAAATATCTCGCCGTGCTCTCTAAAATAAAGAGACGCCTCGGTAGTTAAGGAAAGTGCGCGTAATTGCGACCAGCAAGTCCCGCGAATGCGAGGAATTTCCCCGGGAAAACCGCTCGGAATTTTTCTCCTAATTTTAGCGACAAGGTAAATACCACGGGCGAACCAAACGGAAAACGAATTATTATCGAAAGAGGAAGTTCACGCTCGTACATTTTCCGCGCGTTTAAAATTaccaataataatatttttccgaAAAGGAGCCAGGTATGGTATTCCCGTTTCTATCTATGAGATTTATTAACGAGCCGCGATTACGTTGGCACGGTCAAGCCGAACAATGAACGGTAACTCAGTCGTATAATGATTTACAGTAATGAGAAACCGCCGGGCCGCGCAATTTCTTCTCCATCCTAATTTCAACGCGTAAACGATCGCGACAGAAAAGGTGCCAGGAACTATTAGCGGTGGAAATTGCGTGAAACACGACGAACCTGCTCCGTGGCCAATTACGCGTTATTTTCCTCAGCAACGCCCCGCGAATATCAACGTTCACGATCGTACGTCAAGTCTTTCAGCCGTTCGGATTCGAtttaaaaagctctcaaacataACTCTCGGTGtatctttttcttttctaagtTATCGAAACGAACTCTTCAAGGAACACCCGTCGCTCGTTTGCCGAAGGACGGAACTTACCAGCTGCCTTTTTGGCTGCGTACAAGTTCGCCTCCTCCTGTGCTTTACCTATGTTTTTCTTGTAGCGTATCCTCTTGTTGCCGAACCAATTGGAAACCTGAACCAAAACAACGATTCTTCTACTTATATTCTGCTTTTGTTGCTTTCTTTTTTGATAATATTGGGAATAACGAATCGATGATATCGAAGGGTCGAGGAGCTGCTCGAGAAGCGTAGCGAGAAATTATTTGAAACGGAAGCGGGGTTGGTAACCGTGCAACTGTCGTTACTTAATTCCAACGAGGGCGTAAATTCTAGTTATGGCGGGAAAACGACGGGAGAATATTTCGTTGCGCTTTACCTGACTCACGGTGATGCCGCATTTTCGCGCGAGCTCTTCCTTGGCCTCTTCGCTCGGATAAGGATTACTGAGGTGCGAATAAAAGTATTCGTTCAGGATTTCCGAGGCCTGTTTGCTGAAGTTTCGTCTCTTACGCCTGCAACAAAAAACCATTTCCGGCCCTTTTTCACACCGAACACGACCCTACGCGACGGTTTCCGTTCGGCGCGCTCGTCCGTGAGAAAAATCCACGTCGAATCGAGAGCAAATCGTAAGACGCGAACGATCGTAACGCGGCGAATACACACCTCGCGTCGAGGAATCTACTCCTGAGGATCATGACGGCCTCGcaggtggactgtttcagctgcATCTGGATGCTCGAGAATTTCTTGTGAATGATCTGCACCATCCTCTCGATCTCCTTCGGCGTGATCGGCCTGGTACGGCTCTGTTCCCTCAGCAAATTCATTACGTGGGTCGTGAACTCGTTACACGCCTGAAACCGAAACGGAAATCCACTTTGAACACGTTATCGTTTTACCCTCCTATCTCAGACCCTTAGTTATTCCGAAAAAATTCGGTATCGAACAGGCCCTGGCGACGAATCGGATTACAAAGAGGGTGTCGGTACCGCCCGAAAATCGAAGTGAAAACTATCGTGGACGAAATCTATCGAAAAAGGGAAAACCATCGACTGGTCGGAGAGCTCGAAGAGGGAAACCGCGGAAGCCGGGAGAAGAGGGCgaacgaaaaagaaaagaaggcCTAGGGGGAGGAAGACCGAGAAGAAAGACGCGTACGTATAATGCATTATTCCTGGTGGCTGGTCGGTTTAAGGGAAAAAGGACTTTGCTCGATATCAGTATTCGAGGCGAGCACGCTACCTTCCGGAGGGAGCGAAGAAGAGGACGCGATGCACGGGAGAGAGAGGGCGGGAGGACGGGAAACCGTGGGAGGGTGGATTTTCCTGAGGGAAGGCGCTAGAAGGAAGAGAGGTTGCCAGGGGAGAGAGAGGTCGGACAGGGTGGCTCGCAATTTCGAAATGGATTCCACTCTGCCGCCGTACCTCCAACCACTCTCCTCGTCTTTCTTCCGTCCACCCTCTTTCTCGTCGTTCTCTTCTTCATTCTGTTCTCCTCTCTTCGCGCGAGCGTGTACCAACTCGCCGGGGGTGGATCAGCTTCGGTTGCTGCCTCGCTGCGAGCCGAGGGAGACGATCACGAGTAGGTGGATTGGATGGAAAACCCATAGAGAATTATGCCTCCGCCACCCACACCCTTGCATCGGTGTTTTctccaatttttaaattatcgcACGAACGAAAACGATACTTCGCCCTGGGGCGCTCGCGAGAAATAttctaatttaatattaatactaataTCAAGAGCTCCGAAGTTATTATTTCGAAATACAAATTGCACGTACGGTTTGATACGGATGCGACAGGAGAATGGAGGATCGTATAGAGCTTTTATGCGGATTTCCAAAAGGATTGTGTACAAAATTTGCGGAGTACTATGTCGAGTACAATTTGCAAAAGGGGAAAGATGATCGCGAAAAATGGTAAATAAGCGTGACGGAATTAGCGTCGTCGAAGCCGTAAGTTTTCGGATTTGCAGATCGATCGGTGGCGGAGCCagagatattaaaaatttattgttcGGGTCGGGCGCGTCTCTGGAAATTGCATCGCGCACGAAGGTTGAAAATGAAACAGCCGTGACGCGAGCCAACGTTAGAAatgatttataaaatgcgagACGATCTCTAGGAAGGACAAGATACGTATAAATCGTAAGATTAGAAGCGTAAAATGTCGAGCTGTCGATGACTGGTCCATCAACGAAGCAAACACAACAAGTGTCCCCGGTTGACGGTCGTTTATCATCCCGCGAAACGTGTTTTCCCTATGGCGCCTCTAATTTTACTGCGGTTTGGTCTATTAATACGCGCGTATTTCCAGGGATACAAGAGAGGTTTCTGGCTCGCGAACGTTATCGAAATTCCAACCTGCGCGCCGCTAAATATACCTGGCCGCGGTTACGATTGCCGTGGTTGTTCTGCGGTTACCGCAATACACGGCAGCCTCCTTTCTTACGCAATCGCGTTTAGCGTTAACGACGATTTTCACGAACCGACTGTCCGCAATCGCGGCTGACCTACATCTTTGGCATCGTGTCAGATAATACGGCAACGCACGGTTCGATTTCGTCAAACTCGAGATACGGTCGAGACGTTGCTTCCCGTAATTTTGATACGTTTCTAAAAACGGTACCGACGTATTGCTGGGATTCGAGCGATCGgaacgagtccaaacacgacgcaATTCGCGATCGAAACGTTACGCGTAGAGTGGGGGCCGTGAAAATTTAACCGTGCAGTATTGTGTACGAAAATACGGGAATCGACGCGAGAGGAAAGGGAGTTAATTGTACGCGGGAGGCTCGGGAGGCTTAGGCGGTCGAAATCTGTAGTGAAAATCGGAGAAAATAAAAGCCGGGCGTGCACCGGTAAAATTCATGCCAGACGATGTTTGCTGGCGGTGATCACGCGATCTCGTAAAACTCGCTGCGCCGTTCTATTCTCGTACTTGTCACGCCATTTTGCATAGCCAGGCAGACGTTCACCCTAATGCAGTGACTCGGCCGGTCCGCGGAGTTTGAATAGTAAATTTCGGTTATGATAAAACTTTTGGCCGCGACGCGATATCAACCGTAATAACGTTACTTTTAAGCGCGGCGATATATCCAACGGCGGGAGACCCGAAACATTGTATTATCCGCGCTCGCCAAAACTGCGCCGGCCAAGCTCGGAACAACGTCGAGAACGATGCGTTCATTTAAATAACAATCGCGCCGCGATGCGGATGAAAACCAAGCGcgagtaaaaaaagaaaaaaaaaaacagctcTCGCGGaaagaatttcatttttatttcgtcgatGATAAATCCGATCCTGGATTAAACGAAGGGAGGGAAGGAGAATCGTGGAGCAGAAAATCAAAGGTCGTGCTCGCAGTTCCGCGGGCTCTTAGACGAGCAGGAGGGGAAAAAGAACGGGGTTAAAACTTGTTAATGGCCGGGTTTATCGATAGGGCGTCAACTACCCTTGGTAACTGCAGTCGCACAGGCGTATGCACGCGAGCGCATACATTTCTCGGCACGAGCTGCCTCCATATTGTTGCGCCTGGAAAGAATTCCACACGCATCCGCGTATACACACCCCGGTGGACCTCAAAGCAAGGGTGTGCGTATTTACTGCGGGGAAACATCAAGACCGCTGACACACGGTGAAATATGGGGTCGAAACGGGCGTGGCAATTAAAGCACGGttccctctctctctccctctctctcgaaTCGTTCGAGTTTGCTCTCGTGACTCTCGTGCGCGAGTGATTTGGTATTTACGTACGCGCGAATACACAAGTCGGCACGAATGGCAGGCCGCGGTTATTTCCAAAGTATGCAAAAGGGAGAAAACACGGAGAGGCGTTAAAAAGAATTATGCTTTTATCGTTGATAAGTGGAGTAGCGGCGAGCGCGGAGGCTTTTTGTTTAAACTGCGCACGCATATTAACGACCAGGAATTCAATTCGCGTTGCAAACGACGCCCCCGCGGCATCGCGAAACTCGATATGCCGAACAACCAACGATTTAAAACACAAAACATCCTCCGCTGATCGATACTAGCGAATTTCGAGGAGAAACCCCGTGGAGTGGACCTTACCATGcaatgtatttttttggccGAGTTTTACGGGGCTTCAAAATCCtcaaatccgttcagaaattatgatattttaaacatacgcatgtaatgaatttttttcttaaaagagcgtaggaattcgggggtatgtctattgaccaaaaatgcttgtattcggcccctacaactaaaaataatttttgtagaacgatttgaaatttttcaatttcgtcgaaaaatttgtccatcttcctgaatttttttctcgaaattggataggatttcaggggtatgtctattcaccaaaaatgattgtacttgacccttgcaaccgaaaataatttttttagaacgatttgaaaaatttgtttttcgccgaaaaatttaggcacctaccccctgtcgatttttcttaaaaattcctttttcatttttagtaattttgtttgacgccctacagaaaagttgtctaatacttttttgtaggtacccatgagctctacttcagaaaaaagtttcattgaaatat
This genomic window from Colletes latitarsis isolate SP2378_abdomen chromosome 8, iyColLati1, whole genome shotgun sequence contains:
- the Exd gene encoding PBX homeobox extradenticle isoform X5; amino-acid sequence: MDETSRMLQHGGSGVGLMGGNQGQGAQNTAGYGSMGPVDGTATQGPDQAAEARKQDIGEILQQIMNITDQSLDEAQARKHTLNCHRMKPALFSVLCEIKEKTVISLRNTQEEEPPDPQLMRLDNMLIAEGVAGPEKGGGAGAAASASAAAAAGPPGQPDNAIEHSDYRAKLAQIRQIYHQELEKYEQACNEFTTHVMNLLREQSRTRPITPKEIERMVQIIHKKFSSIQMQLKQSTCEAVMILRSRFLDARRKRRNFSKQASEILNEYFYSHLSNPYPSEEAKEELARKCGITVSQVSNWFGNKRIRYKKNIGKAQEEANLYAAKKAAAAFAGASPYSMGGASQGTPTPMMSPAPPGGPQDMAGYGMGINGSDYGSQPYNDGSMGYDPMHQMKRNS
- the Exd gene encoding PBX homeobox extradenticle isoform X4 gives rise to the protein MDETSRMLQHGGSGVGLMGGNQGQGAQNTAGYGSMGPVDGTATQGPDQAAEARKQDIGEILQQIMNITDQSLDEAQARKHTLNCHRMKPALFSVLCEIKEKTVISLRNTQEEEPPDPQLMRLDNMLIAEGVAGPEKGGGAGAAASASAAAAAGPPGQPDNAIEHSDYRAKLAQIRQIYHQELEKYEQACNEFTTHVMNLLREQSRTRPITPKEIERMVQIIHKKFSSIQMQLKQSTCEAVMILRSRFLDARRKRRNFSKQASEILNEYFYSHLSNPYPSEEAKEELARKCGITVSQVSNWFGNKRIRYKKNIGKAQEEANLYAAKKAAAAFAGASPYSMGGASQGTPTPMMSPAPPGGPQDMAGYGMGINGSDYGSQPYNDGSMGYDPMHQGIKTEG
- the Exd gene encoding PBX homeobox extradenticle isoform X6, producing the protein MDETSRMLQHGGSGVGLMGGNQGQGAQNTAGYGSMGPVDGTATQGPDQAAEARKQDIGEILQQIMNITDQSLDEAQARKHTLNCHRMKPALFSVLCEIKEKTVISLRNTQEEEPPDPQLMRLDNMLIAEGVAGPEKGGGAGAAASASAAAAAGPPGQPDNAIEHSDYRAKLAQIRQIYHQELEKYEQACNEFTTHVMNLLREQSRTRPITPKEIERMVQIIHKKFSSIQMQLKQSTCEAVMILRSRFLDARRKRRNFSKQASEILNEYFYSHLSNPYPSEEAKEELARKCGITVSQVSNWFGNKRIRYKKNIGKAQEEANLYAAKKAAAAFAGASPYSMGGASQGTPTPMMSPAPPGGPQDMAGYGMGINGSDYGSQPYNDGSMGYDPMHQELSP